The sequence below is a genomic window from Tubulanus polymorphus chromosome 1, tnTubPoly1.2, whole genome shotgun sequence.
TTTCATTATACATTCAAATGGAAGTGGCACAGAATTATTACGCTATGAGGATGTGGCAGAGTTTGTTGCTTGTTCGGAAGAAGATCCCAATGCAGCTGTTATTATTGAGCCATTACCCGATTATCCTGGAGTGACTGGCGTTACTATTATGAAACCGCATCAAACTAATATATCACAGAAGTGGTTGAAGCCTTACGATGAAGCTACTATAATACCACCAGGTCTGAGGTCACGAGACCTGAAAACTATACCAGCTAAGGAGTACAAGAAAGATGGGCCAGAGTTTGGTACTGAGTTAGGTCGAGGATTGGCAATTGGAAGTGCTAAGAAGATTCCACCACTTCCACCACAGCCTAAATGTCCACAGGTGCTGGAACTCAGACAACTAGTCCAGTATAACGCAATGACTAGTGATATGCGTAATGTGTAAGTTTctttacacattttttttcacaatatccaatcattttcaataattgtttttgaaCGTCTTTCTCGCAATATCTAGGCTTTGCACAGGTTTGCAAGAATATGCAGAACATGTGAAAGCACGAACAATTTCCATCCAAAATATGGCTATCGAAGATCCTTGCAGTGAAGAAGAGAAGATACATGCCTCTGACTTGATTTCGCAAGTTATCACTCAAAAAGTCATCAGGGATGGTGAGTATGAGATGTGTACCAACTCTCTTGTCTCATCCACATTTGTGTGATTAACCTAGAATgcaaatgtttttaattcaataTAAGGTTTAAGTCAAGTTTATGAACAAGCCACAGCACCACCTGTTCCCTCACCACCTCCCACCCCACAACCCAAACGATCCAAGGCTGATTGGGAGCGAGACCAGCGTGAATTAGCTGAAGAAATGGAGAACCGTGCTGCTTTACGTAATCATGCTGTACCACCATATTTCAAGAGTGAATTGGGAAAAGCATACATACTATCTCAGGTTTGTATCCATAAATGTTCtatatctgtttttttttgtcgtaCCAAATACCACAATATGTCCTTAATGTTTTGATCAGCATTGTAAAATCTgcttgaaaacattttttcaggcTCCAAACATGGAATCAATATTAAAGGAATTGGAAGAGGATCCCAGACAGGATGAAGATGCGGCAATCAGAAGTGAACACAGTACCTTTTCGCCACCACAACCAGGTAATATTTGCATTCTATCTTGTCATCTCATATAAAGAATGATTAGACCAAGAGAGTATAGAAATAATGTACACATCTGGTTGAGTATGTTAAGTATGTTGTATGTTGCAATATATTGCATGATATCTCAAATATGTCTTACCATTTGTAGCTGCTGGTAATTCACCTAATAAATTACGCCCTGGAAATCCGACACCAAGTCATGCAAATGGGCAAGGTTCTCCACAAGGCGTCAGACCGACAAATCCAACTCCTGCTCATGGCCTCACAAATACTTCTGCTGATAGACCAGGTAATGCACAGCTATGTCTAAAACCTTGTGTGGTTTTGATATCTTCGGTATCTATGGCCAGAGACTTTAAGACAAGTTTGTATTCAATTATCTATatcttcaatttttttcaggaaatccGACTCCACATCGAGTTTATAGCGTCAATGAAAGTCAATCAAGCCATTATCCAATCATAGCAGAACATCCTGAAGAAGGTATGTAGTGTATTTCATTGTTCATGATTCGTTTAGTTCATAATCTGTCTGACTTGACATCTTAGCaacatattcatcatttctagtATATGAGATTGAAGAAGTCAGAAAGTCAACTCCAGCTGGTATACAAACCGATGTATTGGGTCAGCCACGCAAGAATCCCATACCTCTCCCACCGTATATCCATGCAGGTCGTCCCAGAGCTCAGCCCAATAATAAGGTACTTGATTCTTTTTATGTACAAAGTAACTCATAAGCTTGGCTTACTCCGGTATTGATGCTTATTGTAGTGTGCTTAGGAATTTTGGGTATCCTGTCTTCTAGAAGATTCATGATCATGCATAAGTAATTTGTTTTATAGTTTATGGATGTTGAGGATAATGTAAGGCGTCAGGTGATGACATCCTCTATTGCTGGTGCTACAGAAATTGGAAAGAAATTGATGGCTGGACTTCGCGGTTTTGCATTACTACCAACTCGTGTCAACTTTGGAACTTTACGCGAAGGCTACACTTATCATTATAACGTCCACCTGAAGAATGTAGGTATTGATGCCTGTCGTTTCAAAATTAGACAACCACCCCCATCTACTGGACTTAGAGTCATCTTCAATCCTGGCTTGGTGAGTTTTTGTTCTATCTTATTCCATAAGCTCTTAATGGAAGATTGATTTTGTATTTCTCGTTAAATCTAATGATTTCTATAACTGAGTAGtgaagaatttattcaattgcatcatttattacttatttccTATTGATTCAGAGTGAATGTATGTTCTCTATTTTTTCGATTCGTAAAGGTCGCTGCAGGAATGAAAGCTAAATTGACCCTTGAAATTTATGCCATAGCTGTTGGAGTCGAAGGCGAGTTTGGTACCGGTTCAATAATGCATGATCTTGAAATCACGACAGAGACTGAAATTCTAACACTTCCGATCAGAGCAAATATCCTTTTCgtaaagatttttcaaataaaaaaattgtgcCTAGCGAAAAAAGTACCGGGGTAGCTGACcccgttttgaaaatttctagtAATTCCGTAGTCGATTGCTATTGTAAATCATCCGATTTAGTTCTGGTACAGAGTTTGCAGAACCTCCAGATCATCCTTAACATTCATACTAGTAATGACGGCCAATGAATGCGACAACGAGCAACCGTCCGCACTCGCCAAAGGGGTTAGATTAGCGTCGATAAATCCACCTGATACTCAAGGAATTATCCGTCCACGTAAAGAACTGAAGGTAATGATGCATTGTCGTACAGACAATAAATTCCACCCCGGTTTCCTCGATTATAGTTATCTAATCAGTTGtggttgattttatttcagattGCTGCTTGAAAGAAATCTACGTACATTCATCCATCGTTGATTTTAGCCTCGCCACtgttatgataataatgaaaaattgtgaTAATTACGATATCGTTAAGTGGTATTTATGTTTTCTGTCTGATTTTTAttcatgaataaattgttCAATTTGATAGTAATATATATGATACTTTCTGTGTTGGTGTTGTTCACTTCCAAGTTTATTTTCTGAGGAGAGGATTCAACCACATGTATCGGTCTTCCACGTGTGCTGTGATTCGAATCTAAGCCGTAACGAGTGATGTAAGAAAGTTGTACCGGTATCCATAGAAGACATGGTTTAAATTTCTCTCATGAATTTACTATTTGATTCGAGCTAATTCAAACCAGTTAACACTTTTAACGAATATAACTTGAATACGAAACCAAGATAAAAATAAGATGGATCAGTTACTCGACTGAAAAATTATCGGGGTGACATTCCTAAGATATCACAGGATTCCATTCCCTCGTCGTGGCAGCCTTATGTTTGAGAGGTTCGCCATCCATATGAAACATACCACGTTCGTCTAAACATTGATTTCCTCAATAATGCAACAATGCAATCCATCAACGATGTTAGCGTCTATCTTGAACGAATAATAGTTTTTGAGTAAGGAGTAAATACAGATTTCcattcaaaataagatatacaagggttttttgtttgttaattttgCTCATATGTTTTATACGAACATACATTTGATGCATAACAGCTACAAAATTGGGTGATGGGTAAAAGATTCGGTGAAATGAGCTGAGGAACTATGCAAGTCAATTTCGATTTGCAGAGCAGAAGAACGAATGTTGGAATAAGCTCCATCTTGTGAGCTCATCAGATTCATTTGAACATGGCTTTTTTACGTCAGAAAATCATCCTTGATCGCACTTGATTGGGCACCGGTTCACATTGCTTCCATTTGCTCGAAGCTAATTGAGAAACAGTTCTCGCGAATAGCCATCTGTGCATCGAAGATGGATAAGTTCATAGTTTTGAAAACCAATCCGCAAGAATATTACCATTCAATGAACTCTTGGAGCTTTTGTTCATTCTGTTAATGTAGGAAATTGCGTATATCGAGACCATCTTCAGTTTTTTATGAATACTTCATTTTATTCCAAAAAATCTTAGTTGGAATACACATACATGTTTCTATTTGTGTTATGGCATCGAGAAAAGGGGCAACTCGAAACCAATCAAGTGGATCTTAGAGTTATACTTCCAGAGGAGATCGTATCGATTATCATACCGCCAATGACGGTGACATTCGTgaaggtaatatataagtaaccGCACTCTCTTCTTTCAATCAGTGCCTGACTCTAAAGGTCTTTGCGAAACAATGGTTTCCTCAAACAAATCTATAACTTTTGGATTGGTTCTTTGCTCCCTCCTGTCGATTCCTACGGTTAATTCTCGGGAATTTCGCGTCGGATTTATGACCCGAGAAGACGatatttcgtttatattttccTATCAAGCAAGCGCTGCTGCAATGGGGATAGCATTGGATAAACTCAGGTCAAGTGGTTATCTTCTTGAGCACAACTTCACGTAAGTCACAGCAGTTTCAGCGTTTAATATAGGGCTTCGTCGAAAATCATCCCGATCGTGATATGATCATGGTTGGAACCCACACGTGAATCATTACAGTTGCGCCAGTTTGAAAATGTCAGTTTTTATACGTCATAAGCATTGACAATTAGAAACCTTTTCGAATTTTCTTCAACATTATCAGTATTACAACATCTCTACAATAAATAAAACGAATTGTGGTTATGGCTATGGCGGTCTAATTTGGAAATGCTGAATCTGGCACAAATTGGGCAATGAATAAACTGCGGTGCCACTTGATTGAATTATTAAGAGTTTAGAGTTTTAAAGTGACGGTCCAGTGAACATAAAAGTTTATTGGACTGCATGTTTCTGCTTTTTTCTAAGGAAAATCTGtttctttatattttttcaaaatcattacgAGAATCAATGCAAACTGGATAAGTGACACCATACTACAGCTCATTATTTCAGGTTTTTATTCGGAGATACGAAAAACCAACCGAAGTTATCAACTGGCGAAGCCGTAGACTTGATCGTTAACAAAAAAGTCGATGTTATCATTGGTCCTCCTAACTCTCCCAGTAAGTGAGGCTTtggaaaatgttgaataatttggcttaaaataaattcttaacgCCACACTATAAAAGATATAACGAGTCCCCGCACTTGGTAAATATGCCAAGACTCCGAGTTTTTAATCTGGTCTGAGACAGTTCCCCGATAGGCAATGCAAACTACGCAACACCGCAGAAATTCTTCGTGTAAGCCTTATTCATTTGCCTTCTTTTTATCGATAGTTTAATTACTGTAATGTACATAAATCGTTGATACGAATCTTGTGGGCAAAAGTAAAATTGTAGTATCAAACGGGTTCCGTATTATCTATagtttgattgatataaatgtcTAGCTGCtacatgctggaaatcatcataatcatgTTTCGTCTTGAAAGTTGTACCTCATCCAAACAGGCATTGTTCATGAGTAGGCTAATGTAAAATTTGCAAAATTGAATTACCCGGCCGGTACTCTTTGGGACTTTTCATTCGCTCCAGACACGAAACCTGTGGCTTATTTGACATCGTTCTACAACGTACCACACCTGAGCTGGGTTTCCACCGGCTCGTATTTGAGCGATAAGACTGAATTCGACACGCTGATACGTGTACTGGGAACGTACACGAAATTTGCAGATGCTTTGATCCAACTGTTGTGGCATTTTGGTTGGGGCCGAGTAGCGCTCATATTAAGAGACTCCGGTAAGTTCTTTTTCAATACCTATACACTGAATACATGTAACCACCTTTCCACTTCAGATGAGTTTAtacattttgttgttgtacAGGAACTTGTAGTTACGCGTATCTGGGGATCAAAGATAAATTTCCCAAAACGAATATCACTATTTCGGAAACGATTACGTACcaaacaaatgaaattaatgacgAAGAATGGCTGATCGATCGATTAAAGAGAGTAAACAAACGAGCGCGAGGTAAATTGAGTTTATTTGATAAAACTGCACTTATTAATATCAATTGAAATGGAATTTTCAGTGAACGATATTTCCTGTGATATCCGCTCTTATGTATACCGCACATTCAGCACTCGCAGGCCATAGGTATATGGTATATTTTGGCCGCCTATTATTTTTATCCACATTGCAGATAGCTCTGAATCCGTCGTGGGTCCAGTTTTACAAAAAGGTTAAATGTCAAATTGATTCATTTCGTCGTTAATTCAGTATAACCTAATTCGATATACGAGTTAAActtgtttgtgaaactgggccctggtaataatcattattaaacGCAGAACGTTCTTCAAAAGTTTCAATGTTGAATGGTTTATGGTAACGATTAAAGTACCATTAAAGTTTAAAGATTTAAGTTATTTCTGAAAAACATAACTGCCGACATGGCCAATGGCATGTATAGGCTTTCTTGTTTTGTGTCACCAACGGTGCATATCCAATTCTAgtttttatatgtatatatgtatgaaattacAGTTTTCATCGTGTGCGGTACAAATGTACAAATTAGGAAGCTGATGCTGAAAGCTTGGGATCTAGGCATGTCATCACCCGAGTACGTTTACATAGGGCTTGGAGCGCATTATGAACGTATCGGAATTCGACATTGGTTTGTCGAAAACGACACGAGAAATGACGAAGCAAAAGATGCATTTAAATCGCTTCTTATGGTGAGGATTCGTGGCTCCTTATGTCAGATTTCTGCTGAGTGCGCAtagattcaattttcattgtcCTTTTATAATCCGATTTAATCATTCATTCGACTGTATATGCAAATAGTATCGATATATTCCTGGATCGTCATGGATATTTATactgaatatcatatatatttatacttCTTCCACTCTCAATAAGATGTCCTGGTCTTCGGCAAATGATGGCCAATCTGAAATTGAACTGCGAAAGAAGATGCCGACGAAAATGCTCGAAGCCCCCTGGAATTCCAGTTTTCTGATGGATCATGAACTAATTGTAAGTACTCATTGCTAAAAGATGACTGGCTTAATTAACAGTACAGTCAAACAAACAAGCTCAAGTCGGCGTAGTTGGGAAGATCACCAGAAAATAGATAACGACTTACAATTAGTAacttgaattggaaatacaaattggaaCTCAAAAATACAGTGACGACTCAAGCAATATCTGATGACGAATTTGAGCGGGTTCATGGCTATTCCTAGATCCAATTCCATATTTGGAAATTTTTACGCTGATTTTAGTAATTTCCAACTGGATGCATGGAGCATTTACGCGAATTCGACAACTTAGCGCTGGCGGTTGTTCTCTTGTTTGCCTTTTTATTACTCTCCTAATCGAATTTTCCAGGGTGGAGTTTACAGTCCATTTCTCCACGATACATTCTATCTGTATGGTAGACTATTACACGAAACGCTGTTGGAAAAAGGCAATCCAAATAACGGGAGAGCAATGTTCAACCGCAGCAAAAACTACATATTCAAGGGTAAATCACGCACTCTTATTTTTCATCGgcatgtttacataaattgaattagatctTAGATCCCGAATCTATCGGCTTAAACATTTTGCACAGATTTTGAAAggtcattaattttttttcgttgGATTTTAGATTGACATTTTCCAAGTAGATACCGGTTTGAATCGCATTATAAGCCTGTTTTTTTCTGGAGCTGCTTATGCTACCTCAAAACATTCCCACtaaatatcagaaaatatcatcaatgaaGTTATTCTTTAAGGCAACGTgcattttgtcaattttcaTTGCGAGTTTTTTTTTGAAGCAAACAGAAAAGCCGTTTTCTATCGTTTATGTTTCTGCTTTTTGAGTATACATCTTTAGTTATCATTCATGCTGAAACGATGCAATTTTCCACACCCACATTATACATCGTCGGGTGGAAACCACTGGCAAAAACAAAGCATCGAACAGAAAAGTAATGCAATAGTTCTTTATTTGCTATCGTTCCTTCTATCACACATCGATATCAATCACAGAGGCGCAACTAGTAATTACCGACAACTCAGTAAGATCTTTTGATACAACTTCTACGACTTCCGTTCAGATTGTGGCGTACTATTCAGTGTTCCGCACATCATCAATCGATTttatatttcactttttccTAATTATCAAGTTATCCTATCGTATCTTTCCAGAAAGTTTTTCAATACTATATATGATAACATGCCCATTAATGATTTCCGCGCACTGTGACGTATTGATGTAgatagaaattatttttctccCATTCAAATGTTTCATCGCTCGATGTCAGGTGTGACAGGTGACGTTGCTATTGATGAATACGCCGACAGAGAACCAAACTATTGGTTTTGGGGGTATAGAAACCCAAGCGGTGAGAGAGATATTGTGTTGGAAGCTGTGATGACGGCTAGAAATCAAGTATGTCTGTCAGGGaatatagttttttgaaaattatattcatgACCTTATTCACAAAAGGAAATAAGAAAGAAATAAAGCATATTGTTCTATATAAACTGCGCAACTAAACGATATATTCTACGAtgcatttaaattcaaaacatcATCGCATAACGGAACCATAACGTATAATAAGCATAACGGAATGCGTGGTAAAAAACAAGCTCTCAAAAAAATCTCGTATGTCATTGTTTACTATATGCATATATAGACGGTCAGACTGCTATTCCTTTGCAGACAATCGTTGAAATGGCGGGGTTACGTTGGGATACACCTGATGGACAACATCCATTGGACACACCCCCCTGTGGGTTTTATGAGGAACTTTGTCCACCCGATAACACTAGTAAGTTAGCAGTGGCCGACGTCAGCGTAATGATGGATACCCTATAAGGAAATCATTTTGATGCTCGAGCCCTTCACATAAATTAATGTGCCCCATTTGTGAACAATTCTTCAACCATACATATGAGTCCATTATCTAATCAATAAGTCTGTACTTATCCATCCAATGAACGATTGATAAACCGATCTTTCAGCTCGAAACGCCCTAATTGGGTTCGGCACGTGTCTGGTGATAGGCTTGCTGATAGTCGCCGGCTTCATTCAAAACCTACGCAAGTAATTATTTAGTATATTTTAACAAGATAAAAAGTTATCCCTTTTAACAATTTTGTTTTGGAGATGTTAAAATGTACGGTTGTCTAGGAACTTTGAtacttcattttgaaaatatgaccAGTGTAGATAGAAATTCTGTATTTGGTATTATTCTTCGTCTCCAGATCGATAACATCGGTAACATATGAACATTGGCAATAAAACCCATATAAGCTTATTTCACGCGCTCTCTATCTTTGAAGAAAGAAGCAATTGGAATCTGAAATCAACGCCATGCTTTGGAAAGTTGAATACGATGACATAAATATCGATACCCAAAGAAAAGCAGGCCTCGGAAGTCAGGTATTCGAAGAGAGATTTCCTATACGATCTTCTGGATCAAAACGAATTCAAAACAAAAGTTAAAAAATATAAGTGATACGATGAGATAGGCCTACTGACAGTTTGTGcaagattttcttttcactGGAAATTTATCTTGTTGCCATGAAAATCATGTTGTTATTCTATAGGCTAGTTTAGTTTCCGGGCGGATGCATTCATTTGAAGGTTCGATGTCGAATGATCATGTCCGATGCATGTTACCGAGTCAACGCTTTACAACTGTCGGACGCTACCGCGGAACTGTTGTGGCTATAAAACCATTCCAATTGGACGCGATGATCCTCACTAAACAAGATCAAATCGAACTGAAAATGGTAACTCATCGAGGGGTGATTTctcattcaatcaattaagACATTATATATCTTCGATATTAGTAAAGTATAGTAAAGTAATTGAGAATCCAGTCCAGAATATATCTAAAATGGTATGCCCAATATACGTAgttttttttccataaaatCTCATTGGCAATAAGATTGATACATGTCATAATGTTTCTCCAAAAATTATGCTTAGATGAGGGATACCAGCCACGAGAACATGAATACTTTTATTGGAGCTTGCGTACAACCAGAAAAACAATGTCTTCTCTATCAGTACTGCACTAAAGGCAGTTTACAGGTAGAGGTCTCATTATAAACTCGTGATGAAATTCTAGGTGCCCGCGTTATTTCGCGGTAttgacattttgaataaacTGTTGTTTGAAGTTATACCTGTATTTACTAGGATGtacttgaaaatgatgatattcaGCTGGATTCTGTATTCAAAGGATCGTTGATAAACGATTTGGCAAATGTATGTATGAAGAATACCATATTAAACTGTCTTTTAGATGagtacagtcaacccctgatATATACTGCCCATGTAGTCTAGCattttggcggtatatcgAACGATATTTCGAATCAATCGTCAAAAGGTAAATGAAGCCGTTTTGTTCTCGGGGAAAAACCTGGCGTTAGGTGAAAGTTGTGGTTTTTTTCAGGGGCGGTATGTCAGGGGTTGATTGTAGATTATTACTTCCATGCATATATTTTGCATTCGTATACATAGGAAGGATTCAATTCTCAAAACACGACACGTTCAACTCGGCATATTCTCGAGGATAGTAAtgataaattcataaatctcTATTCGTATTCACATGTAAGACTGAACCACCGATTCGCTTAGATATACAGCTCTGGTGTGTTAAGTGAAACGTCTTTGCAGGGCTTGCATTATTTACACGGCTCTGGCCTGAAAGCACACGGTCATCTGAAAAGCTCAAATTGCGTCATCGACAGTCGTTGGATGCTGAAAATTACCGATTACGGCTTGGCGAGGCTGAGGAACAACGGGCGAGAAAACAATGGGGATGAACAATTTCGaggtatacatgtacattccACTAATGAAGCAGCAGAAGACATTTCTCGACCTATTGAAAgtaaatttaatttttaagatttatggTGGACGGCTCCGGAAACATTAAGGCAATCAAATTTTCCAACATCTACATGTATCAACGTTGGTTATCAGATGGGTGATATATACAGCTACGGGATCATACTGTTCGAGATAATATTCAGACAAGAACCGTATTCAACAGACAGTACCCTCGGTCCAAAAGGTAAGCCAGATTCGATAGCTGTATTGATCCCATCTGTAGTCAGGTGTCGTGAAAGGTTCGATTCGACCAGAGGGGACAGATCCGAGAGAAAGAAGCAACACGTCTGGTTACTACGAAACCTTGGAAGtgactgattttatttcacataGATGGAGAATAAACATAAACAAGATGTCATCCACAGTAAATGTATAAACACAAACCAGATGAGCGGCTTAGTAACCGAACTTTCGAAACACTCCCGGCGGCGGGAAGAAAAAATAGGATGTATAATGCCTATGTGCTATTAGGAATACCTATGAGGTTAATAAGCCTACgtaaaaaatgagaaattaatcaatttccaATTTCATATCAGAATCACTAAATCTTCGATACATTAAGTTTGCATTACTCTTAATCttcatttaacacaaaactgAGAATGCTTTGACATTAAACATTGACATTAAGCTTTGACGTTAAACTTTGACATTGCGTTGTGTCTCAACTAAAATATAGGTGTATACATGATAACTAGGATATTGTATAGCATTATTATGAGATAACAGATTACAATATTGATTGACGTATtcttgaaattaaaaacatgtgaatatcagaaataaaaagaacatTTACTCCGATATATATTCAGGTGTATAATAGAAAGGAAATTACATAGTATTTCAACATTAATACAATTTGTGCTTGAATGTATACATACATGATTTTCACTGTTAAGATTCaacttacatttcaattaacattaaattttacatatatactaTGGTGATCGtcatttacacattttaataattgaaaaacataGAAGAACATATTCTTAACATTATAAatcttcaaaaatgaaattaactcaTATTAAGAAACATTATGAacataagtttgaattatactctGATTAGGCTGAACCTGTGCATTAGTCAACCAGTTTGTCACAccagttttttattttatttctagcGTTCAATGCTGcatttcgttttattttcattgggGGTTGAATATTACTAATTAGAGGCGAtgattcatcattcattttctcGCCACTATCAGAATTGATTTCTAAGGGGTATAATTTTTTAAGGGGTCTATTCGTAATCCCGCTTTTAGTACGAATTACCGCGGATCTCACAAGACCGTCGTTGCCCTTGTTCAGACCTTCTATGATAGCGAGTTGCCAAAAGATTCTCTTTTTTGAGTCATCATGAACGATCACTATATCGCCTATTTTGACATGATTTTCCGTAATTCCACCCCGCTTTAGCGTCTGACAGTGGTTTTCCCTTAAGGTtggcaaatattcatttcgcCACCGTATCCAGTAATCTTGGAAAAGACTGTCTAAGTATTTCATGCGTTTGTTCGCGTCGGAGAAACCGATGGACGGTAAGTTAAAATTCGGATCAATTAGTTCGTTTTCTTCAACTACCGGTTGAGGTAACAGAGTAATCATTCTCCCACAAATTAAATGTGATGGAGTTAAGGGAATGATCTCATCGTCATCATTTGTCATGTACGTTAAGGGACGATCGTTTATTGTAGCctctatttcagtaattaGAGTCGACAATTCGTCCAAGGTAATACACGCTCGACCAACTACTTTTTTCAAAGTGTTTTTCGTTATACCGACTAATCTTTCATAAAATCCGCCAAACCATGGCGCGCGTTTCGGTATAAATGTCCAAGTGACAAGTTTGTTAGACAGAAAGTTCCTGACTTttgttgatttgaatatttctttgataTCGTTTTCTGCAGACAAAAATGTTGAACCATTATCAGAGATCAATTGACTTGGCAACGACCTCCTGCTGGCAAATCTGCGAAATGCTCTCATAAAGGAAGCAGGCGTCAGATCAGTGACTATTTCCAGATGTATTGCCCTGGAAACAGCGCATGTAAATAGACATATGTATGCCTTGTTCTGTTTTGAGTGTTTCGTGCGATAATATAAATGGCCAGTGAAATCAACGCCTGTGATGGTGAAGGGTGGAGCTTCTTTTAGTCTACAGGCAGGTAACGGAGGCGTGATTGGCGCACGATATGATTTACCATCATGTCTAATGCAAACTGagcattttctaataattggGCTAACTATTTGCCTAATTCTTGGTATCCAATATGATTGACGTATGTAACACAAAGTTGATTGTAACCCACTGTGTAGAACCATTTTATGGGCGtcactaattactaattttgTGTATGGGTGCTTCGATGGCAATAATATTGGGTACTTAGCGTTGTAGTTAAGATTCGCGTTTTGAAAACGACCGCCACATCTAATTAAACCCTCTTTATCAGTGAATAGGTTTAATTGTTTAGTCAATTGGGTACCTCGTCCCCCTTTCTGAatacatttaatttcatttgaaaattcgtCATCTTGCAAAGAGCGAACCCACGTAGTACGAGCCAAACGTATTTCTGGCACGGTAATATGATTATGTCTAGGTTGACATGTCTTCttcataatagaaataaagcgTAGTACACATGCTGTGACTCGAAGTAATTTATGCAGCGAATTGAATTGCTCGACATCTATTACTTTTTGTATTCCAGAC
It includes:
- the LOC141900516 gene encoding receptor-type guanylate cyclase gcy-13-like: MGIALDKLRSSGYLLEHNFTFLFGDTKNQPKLSTGEAVDLIVNKKVDVIIGPPNSPNTKPVAYLTSFYNVPHLSWVSTGSYLSDKTEFDTLIRVLGTYTKFADALIQLLWHFGWGRVALILRDSGTCSYAYLGIKDKFPKTNITISETITYQTNEINDEEWLIDRLKRVNKRARVFIVCGTNVQIRKLMLKAWDLGMSSPEYVYIGLGAHYERIGIRHWFVENDTRNDEAKDAFKSLLMGGVYSPFLHDTFYLYGRLLHETLLEKGNPNNGRAMFNRSKNYIFKD